GCCCAGCACGGGGCGAGCAGGCACCGGGCCGCCGAGGACCCGCTGGAAGCCTCGGTCAGCGGCTCGCTGCCGATGACCGGTGCCCGCCGCGCGGGCGCCGAGCCCGGCTGCCGGGCCGGGTACCTGGCCACCCATGGTGAGCTCCCGGTGGTCGTGCCGGAGCAGCCGACGGTGCCGACGCCGGTGACCCGCTCCGCACCGGAGGCCGGTGACCTGGCGGAACAGGCCGGGGACGACGCACCCACGGTGCGCCGCAAGCGGGTCACCCTCACCCCCCGGCCGGAGGCGGAACCGGCCACCGACGAGGAGATCCGGCTGTACGTGGCGCCCCCACCGGACGGCCTCGGCAAGTTCGACCTCGGTTCGGTGCCCGCATCGGTCACCCCCCCGCGGAGCTGGCGCAAGGCCGCCTGGTTCGCCACGGCCTCCTCCGGCGGTGTGGTCGTCGCCCTGCTGTTCGCCGGATCGCTGCTGGTGAGCAACCCCTCCGACCCGGAAACGCAGGCCATCGACGGATGGCCGGACTCATCGGGCGGGCAGCCGTCGATCAGCGGTGAGGCCGCGGCCAGCCAGGCCAGCAGCACCGGCGCGACGCCGACCGGAACCACCGAGGGCAATGCCTCGCTCGGCAAGTCGCGCAGCGGACTCGCCGGCTCCGGGTCGGGCGCCAGCTTCCCCGAACACAGCACCGCCGCCTCGACCACGCGGACCACCACCCCTGCGGCCACCAGCACCGGCACGCCGATCAAACCGCCGGTCACCAGGGCGCCGAAGAGCACGGCCAACCCCCGGCACGTGGTGATGTTCTTCGACCCGGAGACCATGGGCAAGCGCTCCGAGGACTACCTCAACCTGGTCACCGAGGACGCCGCGCAGGCGCACCAGCTCACCACCGGCACCCTCGCCGCCGAAGGACCGGACGGCCTGCGCCGCCGGTACGCCGAGATCGCCTACTTCGAGGTCAAGCAGGTCTACATCGACCCGAACCAGGGCTACACGATCAACACGGTCACCGTGACGCACCACGACGGCAGCAAGACCAGCCAGCAACGGACCCTGGTCTTCGACGAGAGCAACAAGATCGAGAAGGACGCCCGGTAACGGATCGAACGCAGAGCGCGATAACCCGTTCACCTGCGGTTGCACGTGCGTAGAACACGTCCCGTTGCACGTGCAGTGCGGCGAGTGGCGACAGGTTGCGCTAGTCGGGTGACATGCGCTGCCGCTCGTCGTGCTCCGACAGCAGTCCACCGATAGAGACTGGTCGCATCGGACGCGACCGGGTTCGCTGATCGCTAGAGGTTCACAGTTTGTCCTTGAGCCAACCAGCCAGACGACCCCGAAAACGAGGCGAACCGGTCGTGCAAGACGGGATCCGCACCGGACGGCAGAGCTACTCGGGCAGCCACCCCGACAGCCGGTCCGTCCGCGTCGAAGACCTACTGTGCGCGGAGCTTCTCGATGACGAGATGGTCGACCGCGAGCATCTCCGCCAGGTACTCCGCGAACCGCGGCAGTACCTGCGGCGTGTCCCGGCCGGATCGCGTGCCGAGGAACGGCCGAGCGAGCAGCCGCCGCCGGTGCGGCCGGAGAGCACGCTGGCCCGGCGTTCCAAGCTGGCCGCGCTGATGCTGGCCGGGGTGCTGCTCTCCGGCTCGGTGGTGACCGCCTCGCTGCTCGCCGACGACCGCGAGGCCCCGCGGCCGGATCGGCTGGAGATCACCGGGCCCGCCGCGCTCGGCGGGTTCGCGATGCCCGAGACCGGACGGGCGGACAGCGCAGGCGGCTCCGGCGGTGGGCCTGGACCGGAGACCGGCACGAGCACGACCACCGCGCGGGCGGCCGAAGGCGCGCGCACCGGCCCCGCGGGCAGCCCGGCCACGGAAGCAACCGCGGAGCAACCGGCCACGGCCGAGTCTGCGGTGACCGCGCAGGCAACCCAGCGCGCGGACCGGGTCGCCCTGGTCGAGGAGTTCTACCAGCGGGTACGCGAGAATCCCGTGGACGCGCTCGCGTTGCTGGACCCGCTACTGGCCGGCGACCGGCCGGAGACGCTCGTGCAGGCCTGGAGCTCGATGGGATCACTCACCGTGGAGAGCCTGCAGACCCTGGCCGACGGCTCGGTGCGGGCGGTGATCATCGTGCCGCAACCGGACGGCCAGCGGGTGCGGATCACGCAGTTGCTGGAGTTCACCTCCGGCGCGGCCCCGCTGATCAGCCAGGCTACCCTGCTGTCCGCCCAGCACGCCTGAACGGCCGCGCCGGCCGGGTCCGGGCGGCGGCCATGCCGGTAGCCTGCGCCGCACCGGCGAAGCGTGCCGCGTGCATGTGCACAGAGTGAACACCTAGCCTTGCACAGGTCAGTCTCGGCAAACCGGCACACAGGTGGCGAACATGTGCATACGCTCCAGCAAATACGGCGCGTGGCCTTCGCTGTCCTACGCTCCGCCCGTGCCCTGAAGATAATGACGGAGCCCCAGAAGGAGGCCGCGTGAGCGACGAGGGTCACCTGGTCGCCGGCCGATACCGCATCGTCCAGCGGCTCGGTACCGGCGCGATGGGCGCCGTCTGGCAGGCCCAGGACGAGGTTCTGCACCGCACGGTCGCGATCAAGCAGTTGCTGCTGCAGCCGGGGCTGGACGAGGACGAGGCCGAGGACGCGCGGCAGCGCACGATGCGGGAGGGCCGGATCGCCGCCCGCCTGCACCACCCCAACGCGATCACCGTGTTCGACGTGGTCACCGACGACCACGGCCAGCCCTGCCTGATCATGGAGTACCTGGCCTCCACCAGCCTCGCCGCCGTGCTGCAGGAACGGACCCTGCCGCCGCTCGAGGTCGCCAGGATCGGCGCGCAGGTGGCCGCCGCGCTGGCCGAGGCGCACGCCTACGGGATCGTGCACCGGGACATCAAGCCGGGCAACATCCTGCTCGCGGGCAACGGCGCCGTGAAGATCACCGACTTCGGCATCTCCCGGGCCAAGGACGATGTCACCGTGACCAAGACCGGCATGATCGCCGGCACCCCGGCCTACCTTGCCCCCGAGGTCGCGATCGGCGGCGACCCCGGCCCGGAGTCGGATGTGTTCTCCCTCGGCTCCACCCTGTACGCGGCCACCGAGGGCCAGCCGCCGTTCGGGCTCAGCGAGAACACCCTCGGCCTGCTGCACGCCGTCGCGGCCGGGCAGATCAACCCGCCGCGGCAGTCCGGGCCGCTGGCCAGCGTGCTCGCCGTGCTGCTGCACCCGGAGATCGAGCACCGGCCGACCGCGGAGGAGTGCGAGGAGCTGCTTGCCGCCGTGGCCCGTGGGGAGACCCCGCTGGGCGGGCCCACCGGTGCCGCGGACGCCACCACCATCGCCCCCGCCCTCGGCGCGGCCGCGCTCGGCGCGGGCGCGGGTGCCGCGGCCGGGGCGGCGCTGGCCGAGGAGGACCTGCCCTCCGGCCACTCCGGCACCCTCGGCGACGCCGGGCCGGACTTCTATGCCGATGTGCCGGACGAGGATTACGCCCCGGCCAGCGGCTTTCCCGAGCAGGACTACGACTCCTACCGGGCGCAGGGGCCGGACGCGACCCGCGCGGTCCCCGCAGGTGCCTACGCGGACTACGAGCCCTACGACGACTATCCGGGCGAGTACCAGGACGACTACCAGGATTACGCGGATCCCTACGAGGATGACCGCCCCGCCCCGCCGGAGGCGGATCCCGACGAGGAAGAGGAACGGGGCAACTGGAAGCTGCCCGCCGCGATCGGCACAATCGTGGTCGCCGGGCTGGTCGCGCTCGGGGTGTGGCTGTTCAGTGGCCCGAAGGGCAATGACGAGGCGGACCAGGACCCGGTGCAGCCGCCAGCGGACACCACCAGCTCAGCGCCGGTGACCACGACCACCTCGGCGGAGCCCACCAGCACCGAACCGACCGAGGAACCGGACCCGACCAGCGACCGCAGCAGGTCCCGCCAGCCGGAGGACAACAACCCGCCCCCGCAGCCACCGCCGCCGGACCCGCCGGAGCCGACCGACGAACCGGACCCGACCACGACCACCACGACGACCAAGAGCAAGACGACGACCTCGCCGCCGGACCCGCCAGATCCGACCACGACGGAAGAATCGGGCTGACCCTCGCGGCGCTCGGCTCAGCCGATCACCGTAAACCCGTTAGGCTGAAAGGAAGTTCTTGACTGCCAGCGGAGATGAGGGCCTTGTGACGCCGGAAGGCACACTCGTCAGTGGACGGTACCGCCTTGATCAGCCGATCGGCCGGGGCCGCGCGGGGATCGTGTGGCTTGCCTTCGACACCCGATTGCACCGGACCGTCGCGGTGAAACGGCTGTTCGTGCGGCCGGATCTCGACCCCGCCGCGGCCGAGCAAGCCAGGCAGGTCGCCCTGCGGGAGGGCAAGGACGCCATCCGGGTGGTGCACGCCTGCGCCATCACCGTGCACGACGCGCTGCGCGAGGGTGACGACGTCTGGCTGGTCATGGAGTACGTCCCTTCCAGGAACATGGCGGACTTCCTCGCCGAGTACGGCACGCTGACCCCGGAACAGGCCGCGGCACTGGGCATCCACCTCGGCTCGGCGCTAGCCGCTGCGCACGCCGTCGGGGTGCCGCACCGGGTGCTGGAGCCGAGCAACGTACTGCTCGCGGACGATGGCGGTGTCAAGATCACCGATATCGGCATCTCGGACGCCAGCCCCGACCCCGCCTACCGTGCGCCGGAGGTGGCCAGGGGTGAACCGGCCACCGCGGCCGCCGACGCGTTCTCCCTTGGCGCCACCCTGTTCGCCGCGGTCGAGGGGGTCCCGCCGTTCGGCCCGGACGGCACGGGGGCGCAGGCCGCGCCGCAGCGCACCGGCCCGCTCACCGGCGCGCTGCTGAAGCTGTTGCGCACCGAACCGGACCTGCGGCCGACGATGAATGACACGGTCAAGGCGCTGGGCGCGATCACCCAGGGCCAGCAGACCGCGTTCGTGCCCCCTACCGCACCACCCATGCCGACCGTGCCGGTGATGCGCACCCCGCAGCAGGTTGAGCAGGCCCCGGCGGCCGCGCCGCCCCCGGTACGGCCCGGCCAGCAGGCGCCCGCACCGACGCGCAGCGGCCCGGACACGCGGAAGTGGGTCATCACCGCCATCGCGATCGTGCTCGCCGTGGTGATCGGGGTGCTGTTCGCCGAACTCGTCCTGGTCTAGGCGCTGTCAGGGGGCGGGGCTCATCGCCGCCAGCAGGGCGGCGACGGCGGGTTGCTCCCGCGCATGCGGGGCGAGCACGGCATGAATCGGACGTACCGGCTGCGGGTTGCGCAGCCTGCTCAGCACCACCCCTGGATGCGGGGCGCCGAGCCCGAGCGCCGGGATCACGGTGACCCCGAGTCCGGCCGCCACGAAGCCCTGCGAGGTCTGGTAGTCCTCCGCCTCGACCACGAAGTTCGGGGTGAACCCGGCCGCGCCGCAGGCGTCCACCAGGATCTCCCGGCACGGCCCAGGCGCGGGCCACTCGTTGCCGATCCACGGCTCCTCGGCGAGGTCGGCAAGGTCCAGCACCCGTTTGCCTGCCAGCCGATGCCCTTTCGGCAGCACCGCCCGGTACGGATCGTCCAGCAGGTGCACGAACTCCAGGTTCCGGTTACGCCGGTTGCCGCCCGCGGACACCACGATCGCCACATCGGCTTCGCCGGATGCCACCATCGGCAGCGGGTCCTCCGGTTCGAACAGCCGCAGGTCGAGCCGGATACCCGGGTACTCGCGGCGGACCGCGGCCACGGCCGGTGGCACCAGTGCGGCGCCCGCGGTGGCGAAGTACCGGATCGCCAGCCTGCCGGTACGGCCTGCCTTCAGTTCGGCGAGCGCCGACTCCGCCCTGCCCAGCTGGGTGCTGACCAGCTCGGCATGCTCGGAAAGCAACGTGCCGGCCGCGGTGGGCCGGACACCCCGGCCGACCCGCTCCAGCAGGACCGTACCCGCCTCCCGTTCCAGAGTGGACAGTTGCTGGCTGACCGCGGAGGGCGTGTATCCGAGATTCCGCGCGGCGGCGGTAATCGAGCCGCTGGTCACCACCGCCCGTAACACCAGCATCCGCCGCACGTCCAGCATCCCTTCATCTTACAGTTCTACTGAAACCTGCCTGCACAAAATTTCGCTTGTTCTTATGTCTGGCGCTCGCCAGTGTCGTCGGTGACAACCTGGTGGATCACGAGGAAGTACTGGGGGCAGGGGTGAGCGAAGGCAGGACGCTGCTGCGGATGGGCGTGCTCGCGCTGATGTGGGGATCGAGCTTCTTCTGGATCAAGCTCGGGCTGAACGCCTTCTCCCCGGTCCAGCTGGTGCTGGTCCGGCTCCTCCTCGGCGCGGCCGTACTGCTGGTGCTGTGCTACAGCTACCGCGACCGGCTGCCCAGCGGCGGCCGGATCTGGCTGCACCTGGGGGTGGCGGCGCTGTTCCACAACGCGCTGCCCTTCCTGCTGTTCGCGATCGGGGAGCTGACCGTGGACTCCGGCACCACCGGGGTGCTGAACGCGACGACCCCGCTGTGGGCGCTGGTGGTCGCCCTGCTGTGGCGCACCGAACGCGGGCTGAACCCCGCTCGGATCTGCGGCCTGGTCACCGGGCTGGCCGGCACGGTGCTGATCTTCGCGCCGTGGCAGGCCAGTGACCTGCTGAGCTGGGGCTCGGTGGCGATCCTCGCGGGCGCGATGAGCTACGGTTTCGTGTTCGTCTACGAGCAGCGGTTCCTCACCGCCTCCGGGGCCTCCCCGGTCGCGCTGGCCGGGTCGCAGATGCTGGCAGCCAGCGGGTTCCTGGTACTGGCTATGCCCTTCGGCGGGCTGGGCCCGATCCAACTGGATCCCGGCGCGGTGCTCGCGGTGGTGGTACTGGGTGTGTTCTCCACCGGGATCGCGTTCGCGGTGAACTACCGGCTGCTGGCCGAGGAGGGCGCGGTGGCCGCGGCGACGGTCGGCTACCTGATGCCGGTGGTGTCCATCCTGCTCGGCACGCTGTTGCTGAACGAGCAGCTGAACCTGCGGGTGGTGGCCGGGATGGTGGTGGTGCTGCTCGGGGTCGCGCTGACCAGGGTCCGCCGGAACGGGGCCGGGGCGCGGGCGGAACCGGAACCGGCCGCGGGGGCACCGCAGGGATCAGGAACTCTCCCCTGACTCCTCGGTTTCCCCTGCTTCCTCGGCCTGCCGCGCCTCCCTGGCGCGTTCCCTGCGCTGCCGTTCCCGCCTGCTGTAGGTGGCCTGCAACACCGACTCCTCCGACTCGACGCTGGAGCCGAGCGCGCCGGCCACGGTGCCCATCGAGCTGGCCAGCCACACCAGGCCGAGGTAGTCGGTCAGGTCGACCGGA
The sequence above is drawn from the Amycolatopsis aidingensis genome and encodes:
- a CDS encoding serine/threonine-protein kinase; translated protein: MSDEGHLVAGRYRIVQRLGTGAMGAVWQAQDEVLHRTVAIKQLLLQPGLDEDEAEDARQRTMREGRIAARLHHPNAITVFDVVTDDHGQPCLIMEYLASTSLAAVLQERTLPPLEVARIGAQVAAALAEAHAYGIVHRDIKPGNILLAGNGAVKITDFGISRAKDDVTVTKTGMIAGTPAYLAPEVAIGGDPGPESDVFSLGSTLYAATEGQPPFGLSENTLGLLHAVAAGQINPPRQSGPLASVLAVLLHPEIEHRPTAEECEELLAAVARGETPLGGPTGAADATTIAPALGAAALGAGAGAAAGAALAEEDLPSGHSGTLGDAGPDFYADVPDEDYAPASGFPEQDYDSYRAQGPDATRAVPAGAYADYEPYDDYPGEYQDDYQDYADPYEDDRPAPPEADPDEEEERGNWKLPAAIGTIVVAGLVALGVWLFSGPKGNDEADQDPVQPPADTTSSAPVTTTTSAEPTSTEPTEEPDPTSDRSRSRQPEDNNPPPQPPPPDPPEPTDEPDPTTTTTTTKSKTTTSPPDPPDPTTTEESG
- a CDS encoding serine/threonine-protein kinase, which codes for MTPEGTLVSGRYRLDQPIGRGRAGIVWLAFDTRLHRTVAVKRLFVRPDLDPAAAEQARQVALREGKDAIRVVHACAITVHDALREGDDVWLVMEYVPSRNMADFLAEYGTLTPEQAAALGIHLGSALAAAHAVGVPHRVLEPSNVLLADDGGVKITDIGISDASPDPAYRAPEVARGEPATAAADAFSLGATLFAAVEGVPPFGPDGTGAQAAPQRTGPLTGALLKLLRTEPDLRPTMNDTVKALGAITQGQQTAFVPPTAPPMPTVPVMRTPQQVEQAPAAAPPPVRPGQQAPAPTRSGPDTRKWVITAIAIVLAVVIGVLFAELVLV
- a CDS encoding LysR family transcriptional regulator; amino-acid sequence: MLDVRRMLVLRAVVTSGSITAAARNLGYTPSAVSQQLSTLEREAGTVLLERVGRGVRPTAAGTLLSEHAELVSTQLGRAESALAELKAGRTGRLAIRYFATAGAALVPPAVAAVRREYPGIRLDLRLFEPEDPLPMVASGEADVAIVVSAGGNRRNRNLEFVHLLDDPYRAVLPKGHRLAGKRVLDLADLAEEPWIGNEWPAPGPCREILVDACGAAGFTPNFVVEAEDYQTSQGFVAAGLGVTVIPALGLGAPHPGVVLSRLRNPQPVRPIHAVLAPHAREQPAVAALLAAMSPAP
- a CDS encoding DMT family transporter translates to MSEGRTLLRMGVLALMWGSSFFWIKLGLNAFSPVQLVLVRLLLGAAVLLVLCYSYRDRLPSGGRIWLHLGVAALFHNALPFLLFAIGELTVDSGTTGVLNATTPLWALVVALLWRTERGLNPARICGLVTGLAGTVLIFAPWQASDLLSWGSVAILAGAMSYGFVFVYEQRFLTASGASPVALAGSQMLAASGFLVLAMPFGGLGPIQLDPGAVLAVVVLGVFSTGIAFAVNYRLLAEEGAVAAATVGYLMPVVSILLGTLLLNEQLNLRVVAGMVVVLLGVALTRVRRNGAGARAEPEPAAGAPQGSGTLP